TCTCTCTGCTCCCCCAACTCTAAACCCTCTTCCACTTCTCCATCACCTCTTGCTTGctcagctctctctctctctctctctctctctctctctctctctctctctgaataGAGCTTGGCCAGCAATCCATGGCTTCCATGAACATTCACATGCTCAGCACTAAAAACCTAAACCATGTTGCATTTTCTGAAACCATTCGCCCGCTGCGGTCGGTTTGTACCGGGCAGGTCTGTCTGCCTAAAAGAGCTAAAGTAGCAACAGCTTCTCCTACCAAACAAACGGTTGTTGTCGCATCTCCGGTGGCCGTTGAAGTTGAAGCTAGAGCTAGTTCTGGTTCAAAAACCAGTACTACTACTGCTAATTCTTTGGCTCATTCCTGGAGAGAGATTCAAGGCTCCGACAACTGGAACAATTTAGTCGACCAATTGCACCCTCTTCTCCGGCAAGAAATAATCCGGTACGGCGACTTTGTAAACGCGTGTTACTGCGCTTTTGACCTGGATCCCAACTCGAAACGCTACCTCAACTGCAAGTACGGCAAGAAAAGCATGCTTAGAGAGGTTGGAATGGAGAGCAGCGGCTATGAAGTTACCAAGTACATCTACGCTACCCCAGACATCAACATTCCGATCCAGAACGGCGAGTCGTGCGGACGGTGGATCGGATATGTGGCACTAGCCACTGATGAAGCGGTGAAGCGGCTTGGAAGGAGAGATATTATCATCAGCTTCCGAGGCACGGTTACAAACCCCGAGTGGGTGGCAAACCTAATGAGCTCCCTCACTCCTGCAAGGCTTGATCCTTACAATGAACGGCCTGATGTGAAAGTAGAGTCTGGTTTTCTGAGCTTATACACTTCTGATGAGAGCGACAGTAGGTTCGGATTAGGAAGTTGCCGGGAGCAGCTTCTTTCCGAAGTGTCGAGGCTACTGAAAAAGTACAAAGGCGAAGAGTTGAGCATAACCTTAGCTGGACACAGCATGGGAAGTTCTCTGGCTCTTCTTCTTGCTTATGATATCACAGAGCTGGGGTTAAATCGTGTCAATTGGAGCACGAAAACACCCGTCACCGTGTTTTCCTTTGGAGGCCCTAGAGTTGGGAATTCCGGATTCAAGAGACGATGTGAGGAGTTGGGTGTCAAAGTATTGAGGATAGTAAACGTGAATGATCCGATCACGAAGATTCCTGGAATGGTGTTCAATCTCGAgaattttagggttttgggaAGTGAGCGATTGTCATTTGAGTTTCCTTGGAGTTGCTCCTGTTACGCGCATGTCGGTGTTGAATTGGTGCTTGATTTCTTCAACATGAAAAACCCATCCTGTGTTCATGACCTGGGGACTTATATCAGCTTGCTCAAATGCCCCAGGAGATCATCAATGGAGATTCAAAGAGATACTCAAGGTGGGGAGTTTGTCAATAAGGCAAAAGAATTGCTCGCAAATATGATAAGTCTGCAAAATTTGAACCTGCAGCTATCGATCCCATGGAGAAGTAGTAATACCACTACCGAAagcaatatatatagttaatcTGTAGGTTCAATCACAGAgaacataatttatatatctgTCCAAATTTTAAGAATGTATCGATCAACTCCCCAGCCTTGTAAATGTTTTTAGGAAAAGGGGTAGTATGATCTCGCATTCTAGCTAGGGTTAGTGTACTGTAGTATATTCTGTAACCTCTTAAGACCAATtcgatatttaaattttaGTAAGCAATCTCGTAAATATGGCCTGATCGATCATGTATTTCTTTCTTCTAGcttcctttctttctttctaatGATAGAGATACATAACAACCTTATTATGGTACGTCCTCTTTGGATCTTTCATGTACATAAATAAGTATGCAACTAATTGAGTTTCTGAGATCGATTTTGGATTTGTATGTTTTCTTTCCCCACCATATTTGGTACGACAGGTATGCGAATACCATTTCTAATCaaggaaaatatatatgagagaTTTAGTGTTCTTGCTCAAATTAGATCGATCTAATAATGCGGAAAGTAGCACCACTTATGCACACTCGGAATAAAATTTGAAACTAGACCATTACACATA
This is a stretch of genomic DNA from Argentina anserina chromosome 4, drPotAnse1.1, whole genome shotgun sequence. It encodes these proteins:
- the LOC126792162 gene encoding galactolipase DONGLE, chloroplastic yields the protein MASMNIHMLSTKNLNHVAFSETIRPLRSVCTGQVCLPKRAKVATASPTKQTVVVASPVAVEVEARASSGSKTSTTTANSLAHSWREIQGSDNWNNLVDQLHPLLRQEIIRYGDFVNACYCAFDLDPNSKRYLNCKYGKKSMLREVGMESSGYEVTKYIYATPDINIPIQNGESCGRWIGYVALATDEAVKRLGRRDIIISFRGTVTNPEWVANLMSSLTPARLDPYNERPDVKVESGFLSLYTSDESDSRFGLGSCREQLLSEVSRLLKKYKGEELSITLAGHSMGSSLALLLAYDITELGLNRVNWSTKTPVTVFSFGGPRVGNSGFKRRCEELGVKVLRIVNVNDPITKIPGMVFNLENFRVLGSERLSFEFPWSCSCYAHVGVELVLDFFNMKNPSCVHDLGTYISLLKCPRRSSMEIQRDTQGGEFVNKAKELLANMISLQNLNLQLSIPWRSSNTTTESNIYS